A portion of the Nomia melanderi isolate GNS246 chromosome 2, iyNomMela1, whole genome shotgun sequence genome contains these proteins:
- the LOC116426068 gene encoding uncharacterized protein LOC116426068, with protein sequence MKRAYTLLTTCCLLVSCSAKPAGPLLNYQDSYGQYSFGYSAPNSARSEFKTLDGVIHGSYSYIDDAGVIQTAHYTADDMGFRITATNLPQAPVSLYYNQEAAATRKTREGTQEVTEPADEKTLERRIGENNVFLKPLLKVQNPFEEETLQEEKKGSPNDEMKPKTITSENEETGSNRKSTESTAEVKVSKANETEESSAETKDVKK encoded by the exons ATGAAGCGCGCATAC ACTCTTCTGACAACCTGCTGCCTGCTGGTTTCCTGCTCGGCAAAGCCAGCTGGACCATTGCTCAACTACCAAGACAGCTATGGCCAGTACAGTTTCGGCTACAGTGCTCCCAATTCAGCAAGATCGGAGTTCAAAACACTGGATGGTGTAATTCACGGTAGTTACAGTTACATCGATGACGCTGGCGTCATACAAACTGCTCACTACACGGCTGACGATATGGGCTTCCGGATTACTGCTACCAATCTGCCTCAGGCACCAGTCTCT TTGTACTATAATCAAGAGGCAGCTGCAACACGGAAAACTCGGGAAGGGACACAGGAAGTAACAGAACCTGCAGATGAAAAGACACTTGAGAGACGCATAGGagagaataatgtatttttgaaaCCATTGCTGAAGGTACAAAATCCGTTTGAAGAGGAAACGCTACAGGAAGAAAAGAAAGGTTCTCCAAATGATGAAATGAAACCAAAGACAATcaccagtgaaaatgaagaaacaggATCCAATAGAAAATCCACTGAAA GTACTGCAGAAGTAAAAGTGTCAAAGGCAAACGAAACCGAAGAATCGAGTGCAGAAACAAAAGATGTTAAGAAATGA
- the LOC116426066 gene encoding uncharacterized protein LOC116426066 codes for MSPVGLAFVGLISVALAKPGILSSPLIATLTPGAPVGPDGRVLDTPEVAIAKAEHAAAQLNERISLANEAARSSLAPLQPAVINPASVVVGAPAAVLIPGAPLGPDGRVVDTAEVAVAKAAHAAAQVNERISLANEAARSVAADLTRPLVVGVSTVPGATVGPDGRVQDTPEVAAAKAAHAAAQINERLNLANEAVRSSATIVTSAPAVSVPLVSNAVLVPGAPIGPDGRVQDTAEVAVAKAAHVTAHLNEKLNLANEAAKSADVLAVAGPALAYGRLVY; via the exons ATGTCGCCAGTCGGCTTGGCGTTCGTTGGATTGATCTCCGTCGCCCTGGCCAAGCCGGGCATCCTCTCCTCGCCTCTCATCGCTACCCTGACACCTGGGGCACCCGTCGGACCTGATGGCAGAGTCCTGGATACCCCTGAAGTCGCTATTGCCAAAGCTGAACACGCTGCTGCCCAACTGAACGAAAGGATCAGCCTGGCTAATGAGGCTGCCAGGTCCTCTCTAGCTCCGCTGCAACCTGCCGTGATCAATCCAGCGTCGGTGGTAGTTGGTGCACCTGCTGCTGTTCTAATACCTGGTGCGCCGCTTGGACCTGATGGTAGGGTCGTCGACACCGCAGAAGTCGCTGTGGCTAAGGCTGCCCATGCTGCTGCCCAGGTCAACGAGAGGATCAGTCTGGCTAATGAGGCTGCTAGGTCTGTCGCGGCGGATTTGACCAG GCCACTGGTGGTGGGTGTATCAACAGTCCCCGGAGCAACGGTAGGTCCCGACGGAAGAGTACAAGACACACCGGAAGTGGCAGCAGCCAAGGCAGCTCACGCAGCCGCACAGATTAACGAGAGACTCAACCTGGCCAACGAAGCAGTCAGATCTTCAGCAACCATCGTGACCTCTGCACCAGCCGTGTCAGTGCCGCTGGTAAGCAACGCTGTGCTCGTTCCTGGCGCACCCATTGGTCCTGACGGACGAGTCCAGGACACAGCGGAAGTTGCTGTAGCGAAAGCCGCACACGTAACCGCCCATTTGAACGAAAAATTGAATCTAGCCAACGAGGCAGCCAAATCCGCGGATGTCCTCGCTGTCGCTGGGCCTGCTCTAGCTTACGGAAGGCTTGTTTATTGA
- the LOC116426071 gene encoding uncharacterized protein LOC116426071, with amino-acid sequence METPIIFSSILAVAVARPGLLLSPQLATLSGPIFTKLVPGAPIGLDGRVVDTPEVAFAKAEHAAAHINERVTLANEAVKSADLIAYTSPILATSDLGTFAVAKLVPPAPLGPDGRVVDTPEVALAKAEHAAAHINEKIGLAAEAGKSVEVPLLVSAYSAPEHKTREIGPGGCHTGWSGNRASTVCPAAAPRRGEQTDNTPGEKGTDREPGFSKGDMRGLIILLVVAASCRAGYLNPSGYAEPQIHPQPAPQRYAPPAPVGQDGNVIDTPEVAQAKAAHFAEFARAAARAAEEAKNQPQTAEYSPQIPSQAYNYPSAQPTAPTYVRQPSYQSPAPVYQSGPVPAAAYNQPNPVAYQPQYSNNANYAAPANYAATVKPTPFVPAPLADDGTVIDTPEVAALKAARLAELAEAEARAYKYAQEYKPEAQGQAYAGPPGGQVPYNVGQYNAPAATVFPNPGPSYPAPQSAYAKPSFQPQSYQSQQLVGAY; translated from the exons ATGGAGACCCCA ATCATTTTCTCCAGCATCTTGGCTGTAGCAGTCGCCAGGCCGGGTCTGCTGCTTAGCCCCCAGTTAGCTACCCTATCAGGCCCGATCTTCACGAAACTGGTCCCTGGAGCCCCAATCGGCCTGGACGGTCGGGTGGTGGACACACCGGAAGTAGCTTTTGCCAAGGCAGAACACGCAGCCGCCCACATCAACGAGAGGGTCACCTTAGCAAACGAAGCAGTGAAGTCTGCTGACCTGATCGCCTATACATCACCAATTTTAGCTACCAGCGATCTAGGAACCTTCGCCGTTGCCAAACTGGTCCCGCCAGCGCCGCTTGGGCCTGATGGCCGTGTAGTAGACACACCGGAAGTAGCTTTGGCCAAGGCTGAACACGCGGCTGCCCATATTAATGAGAAGATCGGCTTGGCAGCCGAAGCTGGCAAATCGGTTGAGGTCCCTTTGCTAGTGTCCGCGTACTCCGCTCCG GAACACAAAACGCGAGAGATCGGGCCCGGTGGGTGCCACACCGGCTGGAGCGGAAATCGAGCGAGTACTGTGTGCCCGGCAGCAGCGCCTCGAAGAGGGGAGCAGACCGATAACACGCCAGGAGAGAAAGGGACCGATAGAGAGCCAGGATTTTCCAAGGGCGACATGAGAGGCTTG attattttactCGTCGTGGCAGCGAGCTGCAGGGCCGGCTACTTGAACCCTTCAGGTTACGCCGAGCCCCAAATTCACCCGCAACCTGCTCCGCAGAGGTATGCACCCCCTGCACCGGTTGGCCAAGACGGAAACGTGATCGACACACCGGAAGTGGCTCAAGCAAAAGCTGCCCACTTCGCTGAATTCGCTAGGGCAGCAGCCAGAGCAGCTGAAGAAGCTAAGAACCAACCCCAAACAGCGGAATACAGCCCCCAAATACCATCGCAGGCTTACAATTACCCCTCCGCTCAGCCAACAGCACCAACTTACGTCAGACAACCAAGCTACCAGTCTCCAGCACCAGTTTATCAATCTGGTCCAG TTCCAGCTGCAGCGTACAATCAGCCGAATCCCGTGGCCTATCAGCCTCAGTACAGCAACAATGCTAATTACGCTGCACCGGCGAACTACGCTGCCACCGTGAAGCCCACCCCGTTCGTTCCCGCGCCACTCGCTGATGATGGCACGGTAATCGACACGCCGGAAGTAGCTGCTCTTAAGGCCGCCAGGCTGGCGGAGTTGGCCGAGGCCGAAGCCAGGGCGTACAAGTACGCCCAGGAATATAAACCGGAAGCTCAAGGCCAAG CTTACGCTGGACCTCCGGGTGGACAAGTTCCTTACAACGTTGGACAATACAATGCTCCAGCAGCCACAGTGTTTCCTAATCCAGGACCATCGTATCCTGCGCCTCAATCCGCCTACGCGAAACCATCGTTCCAACCGCAAAGCTATCAATCCCAACAATTAGTTGGCGCCTACTGA
- the LOC116426067 gene encoding uncharacterized protein LOC116426067 isoform X1 — translation MRLLILLAALIASTTASAYENKEYYQYRGPPAPLTSDGMVMDTPEVAHARAAHLAMHAKTMARLRKAQNDYEMYENNDMMMTMPQMMEEPTMQKRQRQRNTMAPLAPDGRVMDTPEVAEAKSAHLAAHARAASKASEFYELDVFDGRKNLVYLTPLRVTYNYPSSNGYRGPFAPLGADGRVIDTPEVMRAREAHMKAHARAVAMSTQNDLYY, via the exons ATGAGATTACTC ATACTCCTGGCTGCGTTGATCGCATCTACCACAGCTTCAGCGTACGAAAACAAGGAGTATTATCAGTACAGAGGCCCGCCAGCGCCATTGACGAGCGATGGAATGGTCATGGACACACCGGAAGTGGCCCACGCGAGGGCAGCCCACTTAGCGATGCACGCGAAGACTATGGCTAGGTTGAGGAAGGCCCAAAACGATTATGAGATGTACGAGAATAATGACATGATGATGACGATGCCGCAAATGATGGAGGAACCGACGATGCAGAAGCGACAGCGTCAGAGGAACACGATGGCACCTCTGGCTCCTGATGGCCGTGTCATGGATACTCCTGAG GTGGCCGAAGCCAAGAGCGCCCATCTAGCGGCACACGCCAGAGCAGCATCGAAAGCTTCCGAGTTCTACGAGCTGGACGTGTTCGATGGGAGGAAGAATTTAGTCTACCTTACACCACTACGTGTCACATACAATTATCCATCGTCGAACGGTTACAGAGGGCCATTCGCGCCATTGGGCGCCGACGGACGAGTGATCGACACGCCGGAAGTTATGAGAGCGCGCGAGGCGCACATGAAGGCTCACGCTCGCGCGGTCGCCATGTCTACGCAAAACGATCTTTACTACTGA
- the LOC116426067 gene encoding uncharacterized protein LOC116426067 isoform X2, with product MIFQILLAALIASTTASAYENKEYYQYRGPPAPLTSDGMVMDTPEVAHARAAHLAMHAKTMARLRKAQNDYEMYENNDMMMTMPQMMEEPTMQKRQRQRNTMAPLAPDGRVMDTPEVAEAKSAHLAAHARAASKASEFYELDVFDGRKNLVYLTPLRVTYNYPSSNGYRGPFAPLGADGRVIDTPEVMRAREAHMKAHARAVAMSTQNDLYY from the exons atgattttccaGATACTCCTGGCTGCGTTGATCGCATCTACCACAGCTTCAGCGTACGAAAACAAGGAGTATTATCAGTACAGAGGCCCGCCAGCGCCATTGACGAGCGATGGAATGGTCATGGACACACCGGAAGTGGCCCACGCGAGGGCAGCCCACTTAGCGATGCACGCGAAGACTATGGCTAGGTTGAGGAAGGCCCAAAACGATTATGAGATGTACGAGAATAATGACATGATGATGACGATGCCGCAAATGATGGAGGAACCGACGATGCAGAAGCGACAGCGTCAGAGGAACACGATGGCACCTCTGGCTCCTGATGGCCGTGTCATGGATACTCCTGAG GTGGCCGAAGCCAAGAGCGCCCATCTAGCGGCACACGCCAGAGCAGCATCGAAAGCTTCCGAGTTCTACGAGCTGGACGTGTTCGATGGGAGGAAGAATTTAGTCTACCTTACACCACTACGTGTCACATACAATTATCCATCGTCGAACGGTTACAGAGGGCCATTCGCGCCATTGGGCGCCGACGGACGAGTGATCGACACGCCGGAAGTTATGAGAGCGCGCGAGGCGCACATGAAGGCTCACGCTCGCGCGGTCGCCATGTCTACGCAAAACGATCTTTACTACTGA